The sequence below is a genomic window from Salvelinus namaycush isolate Seneca chromosome 2, SaNama_1.0, whole genome shotgun sequence.
TTTAATTATGTGTTTGATGTGTCCCTTCATAAGATAATGGCCGATAACTAACTGGGTTTTTGAGTGcttgttgtattcagcaaatTATCAGTATTTTTATTCATATGAATAATCAGTTATCAGTTGAATGGGGTTTAATACGCTGAAATTCCAAAATGCTCAACATTGTAGTTTCATTTGATCAAAGGAGATGCTAGATGGTGCCAGAGATGCATGTGAAGCACACACAATTCAGAAGaaaaggcaacaaaaaaaatgtaaaatgtaagagACAGCAGGCAGTGATTATAGATCTCAgattcattttattttttattttttatgttaaaAAGTCAATTGTCACAAATGATGTAGGTTGTTGAGAAAACTTTTACAAATAAATCTGGTCGCAACATCGTTTCATTCTAATGGTCATAAAAAGCAAAACCAAGCACCGAAGAAAACTATTTACAGGAAACCTCTCTAAAAATGTAAACCTCTGACAACAATGCATTTCCTTTAGAGTTATGTGAGTGAAGATTGACTACAGGCACTTCTGTATGGCTACTTCAGTACACTATGAAAGAGACAGGTCATGTGTTAGCAACAAGGCCTATTTTTGTTTACGAGAACACATGACGTAATCGCTTTCATATCATTCATAAATCACCTTAAAGAAATATGAGGGTATTCCCACAAGGTCAGCAAGTGTCCATAGTTGATTGATTATGTCCATGGCACTGCCGCTTATGAGTGTGACGCTAGAACAATATGCCCAACAACCACTGATGCATTTAGATGCAACATACAAACTGACAAAGATACAAGGAGGATCCCGAGCAAGCTTTCTTTATAGCTGGTTTAAACTTTTCCCTCAAGAGTTtactcttttttttctcttttttttttcttccaattCCTTATTCGTCAGTGCAGAAAGATAGGAATGTAGGCCTTGTAAGGACCTGGTACATTCTGGGTTACCTGTTAATTATGGTGAAGAGTACATGGGAATGAGGGGAGAACAGCTATTGATCCTGGATGAACACATTGATACATTCATTGTTTTCCAGTGAATCACTGTCAAGGCAGTATAATTCAGGTTCCCTATTCTTATTTCTCTGTCCTGGGAGGGATTGATAAAGAAACGTAAATACATGTCATCAATCTCATTGCAAATCATCAGGTTCGCTAGACGTTCCCCCACCACTTTTAACTCAACAGGGATATTGCTGTGTCTAAGAGTACTGCGTACCACCGTGGATTGGTACAGAGTTGAAGGTCTCTAGAAACGTCTGCTGGAGCTGGTGGATGTCACAGACTTGGTGATGGTGGCACCTCCGCCGCTGCCGCCGCCAAAGCTGCTGCTGCCGCCGTAGCTGCCGCCGCCGTAGCTTGCGCCGCCGTAGCTTCCGCTGCCGCCGCCATAGCCGAATCCACCTGAGCTTCCGCCGGAGTAGTCTGGGTACAGAGAGATAGAGTGGGATCAGTTTAATCTGCTGTAAAGCTAGAGGATATTTCGGTTTCAATGATGCATGGCAAAATCCATGTGTATTCCTCAGCATAACGTAAAATGTTCTGTTCAAGGTGACACAATTAGAAATTAAATCAAATGGTACTTACTGCCACCAGAGGTCTGCTGCACATGGATTGTTGCAGACGCACCACCGGAGGATATTCTGTAAATAGATAAGTCCAATGTTATTGAAGTTTGGATGGAAAGTTGATCAAATATGCTAACTGTTATTCATAACATGCTAAGCTAAGAGGCTAATGTCTCAACTATCCAGCTTTAACTCACCTGCTTTCCTCTCCTTCCAGCAGCTTCCTGTAGGTGGCAATTTCAATGTCCAGGGCCAGCTTGACGTTCATCAGCTCTTGGTACTCACGCACCTGGCGGGCCATGTCCTGCTTGGCTCTCTGGAGGGCATCCTCCAGGTCCTTGATGCGGAGCCTGGCGTCCTTCACCGCCATCTCACCGCGCTCCTCTGCCTCAGCGATCTGAGCCTCAAGGTTGGCCCGCTGTGGTAAAAGAGAATGGTGCATTTGCATTAACCTCGGCTATTAGCAATGCTCATTAGACTGTATCCACTGTAGAAGCATGGATTAGCAGCTAATGGTAAGACGCTAATGCTATGAACCATCTTACTTGGACATCAGCTATTTATGGACAATCCTCATAAAAGAGGTTCTGAAATTAGATGGCACCCTCACCTGTCCCTTGACAGACTCAATCTCATTCTGGAGACGAGAAATCATGCGGTTTAGGTCAGCGATCTCAGCCTTGGTTGAGCGGAGGTCCTCACCATACTGTCCAGCAGAGCTCTGCATCTCCTCATACTGTGAAAAGTGAGGAAGAAATGTGAGAAAATTTAAATGAGAGAGGTGAAGATTGCTTATTTTGGCCAAAATTGTCCTGGTAAACTCTGTTCATGTTCAAACGCTGCTTACCTTCTGCTTGTACCAGGTCTCGGCCTCAGCTCTGCTGCGGTTGGCGATGTCCTCGTACTGAGCGCGCACTTCAGCCACAATGGAATCCATGTCCAGGTTACGGCTGTTGTCCATCTCCACCACAACAGAGGTGTCCTTGATCTGGCCCTGCAGCTCACGCAGCTCCTGAAGATCcaagggaggatggagagaagctTTTAGATTTCATCCCACATCTGATTCACTGACTATCATGTCGTGTTGAAGCTCTCCAAGATTCAGATATGGAAGACTTATGTGTTGCATGGTAAATGTGAAAAAGTTCATGAATGTTGAAAATGTTAATGAATGGGTCGTACCTCCTCGTAGACGGCCCTGAGGAAGTTGATCTCATCCTGAAGAGCGTCAACCTTGGCCTCCAGCTCCACCTTGTTCATGTAGGCACCATCaacatcctagagagagagagagagaggagttaatGGAATGGAATTGATATTGGTTCTAACTCTGATATGAGTTATGACGAGACATGATGTTATATCCTGCACACCTTCTTCAGCAGGACAAACTCGTTCTCCACTGAGGCGCGTTTGTTGATTTCATCTTCATACCTGGTGACAAAGCAAAGGGCAATATTTCATGCAAAGTCATCACTCTGGGTGGCTTCTTACGCTGAGGTTAAACATAAGTTATTGCTTATACTAATACGGCTACTTTTGAAGCACATCCGACATATCGACACCTACTTGTTCTTGAAGTCCTCAACCAGGCCCTGCATGTTCTTCAGCTCCCCCTCCAGCTTCATCTTCTCGTTGCCCAGACCGTCAAGCTGTCTGCGCAGGTTGGAGATGTAGGCCTCAAACATGGCGTCGATGTTGGAGCGGGTGGTGGTCTGGTCCTGCAGGAGGCTCCACTTGGTCTCCAGCATCTTGTTCTGCTGCTCCAGGAAACGCACCTGCAGGGACAAAAGGGAAATggtcagtgagtgagtgaataaATGGATGCGTGTTCATTAATGAATGAGGATGGGGGATGGATGGCCCATGAATAAGGCTTTATAGCCTCTAAATTCAAATTCAATTGTCAGCCTGAGTAGACTTGGTGATGAAAATAATGAATCAGTTCTGTCGATGGGAGTAGAACGAATTGGGCTCCAATGGTGCGGCAAAAACATAACTTAACTGAAGTCAACCTTGTAGCAGACTTGCAATAAAAGCCACACCAGTACCTGCATAGCTGTGTAAATAGCATTACAGGGTTGGGCATGAACAGCCAGTCCCTGTCCAAGACATTGTTAATTTAACTGATGATGACATATGGTAATCTACAGGTATACACCCAGGCTGAGAAGCCCACATCCTGGGAGGCAAGATGAAACCTGATCCCGTCTGTAATCTGCCCTGAGATGTGTAGCTCTCATTGTTCGCTCTCAACACAAAAGATAGGCAAGATAAAGAGAGTTTATCGGCATGCCAAAGCATATCCAAACTTTCTCTGCCTAGGACaggctcactgtgtgtgtgtggctttaaATGTTTTACCTATCTCTCATAGTTATGAGTCATCTCCTTTTCGCTCTGTTTCACTGTGAAGGCCACGCATTCATTCCAGCCGTAAAAAAAAACTAGGTGTGGCAGATAAACCACAGAAGACAAAAGCTGCTTTGAAGGCTTTTACAGGGGTGTTTACATTGTTCTTTGCCTTGCTTGTGAGAGTTGACTCTCTGCCAATTAAGGGGGTGCATTTTATTCTCTACCTCAAGTAAGGCATATAGGGGGTGTGCAGGTGAAAATACCTAGAGACTGGTGGAAACATGGAGTTCATCTTTCATTGGAAAAGACAAAAGGGAGAGTTGATTTACTGTACTGCAAATACTCATCTCCCATGACAACGGCGACAGGCATAGACTTTGGACTGTGGGCACTCTGTAGAAAGGTCCACACGACCACAGGTAGGAGATCGGGTGAGTCATGGGGTTAGAGACGGGTCTCCACCCTTGTTTAGATAGCAGCCAAAGAGACCGCTACAGTCACAGGACGGGCTATCAACTCCTGGGTGGAGACCTTTAATAACTTTTGTGAAAGTTAAGAGGGGCAGTCAGAAACAGCTTTTGCACAGTTTATAAGAGAATCCCAAAGGTCGAAATTCATTGACGATTCAGCATTAGAGATAGGACGC
It includes:
- the LOC120064190 gene encoding intermediate filament protein ON3-like, translating into MSFSRTSYTSGGGGGMGGGGSMGGGVTSVRRSFTSQSMIAPGSTRMSSGSVRRSGAGFGGGMGMGGGGGGFNYSSSSSAGGYGGGLGAGFGGGMGGGYPITAVTTNQSLLAPLNLEIDPNIQVVRTHEKEQIKTLNNRFASFIDKVRFLEQQNKMLETKWSLLQDQTTTRSNIDAMFEAYISNLRRQLDGLGNEKMKLEGELKNMQGLVEDFKNKYEDEINKRASVENEFVLLKKDVDGAYMNKVELEAKVDALQDEINFLRAVYEEELRELQGQIKDTSVVVEMDNSRNLDMDSIVAEVRAQYEDIANRSRAEAETWYKQKYEEMQSSAGQYGEDLRSTKAEIADLNRMISRLQNEIESVKGQRANLEAQIAEAEERGEMAVKDARLRIKDLEDALQRAKQDMARQVREYQELMNVKLALDIEIATYRKLLEGEESRISSGGASATIHVQQTSGGNYSGGSSGGFGYGGGSGSYGGASYGGGSYGGSSSFGGGSGGGATITKSVTSTSSSRRF